A single region of the Oceanispirochaeta sp. M1 genome encodes:
- a CDS encoding SDR family NAD(P)-dependent oxidoreductase, with the protein MINSIMETIVISGATSGIGWASFKALAEKGYRVIGIGRSREKIEQCLIEMEAAGKRDQAEYILADLSSQREIHRASREIETLLNGDDLYCLINNAGSFASNYKETVDGIEWQLAINHMAPFLLSRLLIPFMKEGSRIVTVSSRAHRGAKLHWKDPGMKRLYSSLGSYRQSKFFNVLTMNEINRRYKDKKITACCADPGLVNTDIGLKGTKGLSKLVWYFRSKQGQSVEDGASTSVFLASEPDLDIDETCYFKYCKALAPDSRTANIDFMEKLWDLSETYLIEV; encoded by the coding sequence ATGATAAATTCAATTATGGAAACAATAGTTATAAGCGGTGCAACATCCGGTATAGGCTGGGCTTCATTCAAGGCTCTTGCAGAGAAGGGATATAGAGTCATAGGAATCGGAAGATCCAGGGAAAAAATAGAGCAATGCCTTATTGAGATGGAGGCTGCAGGAAAGAGAGATCAGGCTGAATATATCCTTGCGGACCTCTCATCCCAAAGAGAAATTCACAGAGCTTCCCGGGAGATAGAGACCCTGTTGAATGGAGATGATCTGTATTGTCTTATCAACAATGCCGGATCCTTCGCCAGTAATTACAAAGAGACCGTTGACGGCATTGAATGGCAGTTAGCCATTAACCATATGGCCCCTTTTCTTCTAAGCCGTCTTTTAATACCCTTTATGAAAGAGGGAAGCCGTATTGTTACCGTCAGTTCCCGTGCCCACAGGGGAGCAAAACTACACTGGAAAGATCCCGGCATGAAACGATTATATTCCTCCCTTGGATCATACCGGCAGTCAAAGTTTTTCAATGTTCTCACCATGAATGAAATCAACAGACGTTATAAAGATAAGAAGATCACAGCCTGTTGTGCCGATCCCGGACTGGTGAATACGGATATTGGACTGAAAGGGACAAAGGGACTTTCCAAACTGGTCTGGTATTTCAGAAGCAAACAGGGACAGAGTGTTGAAGATGGAGCATCTACCTCTGTCTTTCTGGCTTCAGAACCAGACCTTGATATCGATGAAACCTGTTATTTCAAATACTGCAAAGCTCTCGCTCCGGATTCCAGAACCGCAAATATAGATTTCATGGAAAAACTATGGGATTTGTCTGAAACTTATTTAATTGAAGTGTAA
- a CDS encoding 2-hydroxyacid dehydrogenase translates to MKLAIFSSKKWVKDAFTSKKPKTIEQTFFEARLDEETAALAAGYDAICVFVNDVINAAVIDTLAKGGVKIIALRCAGFNNVDLHRAEEKGIKVCRVPAYSPYAVAEYALGLILTLNRKYHRAHSRVREGNFSLDGLLGFDLHKKTVGIIGTGKIGQVFMNVISGLGVKVLAYDKFPSDTVKEKGVKYVDLETLYRESDIISLHCPLNHETYHLINDYAIKSMKKGVMLINTSRGPLINSNAVIDGLKSGIVGYVGLDVYEEEGDLFFEDLSDEVIQDDTFVRLQTFPNVLITSHQAFFTREAVENIKETTYSNLIEIEKTGSSPNLVALPGK, encoded by the coding sequence ATGAAACTCGCTATATTCAGCAGTAAAAAATGGGTAAAAGATGCCTTTACAAGCAAAAAACCCAAGACAATAGAACAGACTTTCTTTGAAGCAAGGCTTGATGAAGAGACCGCAGCTCTGGCTGCAGGATATGATGCCATCTGTGTATTCGTAAATGATGTCATTAATGCGGCGGTTATAGATACCCTCGCAAAGGGCGGAGTAAAGATCATTGCCCTCCGATGTGCCGGATTCAATAATGTTGATCTGCACAGAGCAGAAGAAAAGGGTATTAAAGTCTGTCGTGTACCGGCCTACTCACCCTATGCGGTTGCAGAATATGCACTGGGACTCATCCTCACTCTTAACAGAAAATATCACAGAGCACACTCAAGGGTAAGAGAAGGTAATTTCTCTCTGGATGGTCTGCTTGGTTTCGACCTTCACAAAAAAACTGTGGGAATTATCGGAACCGGAAAAATCGGACAGGTTTTCATGAATGTAATATCCGGACTGGGAGTAAAAGTTCTCGCCTATGATAAATTTCCAAGCGATACGGTCAAAGAAAAGGGTGTGAAATATGTAGACCTTGAGACCCTGTACAGAGAAAGCGATATCATATCACTCCACTGTCCCCTCAACCATGAGACCTATCATCTGATTAATGATTATGCCATAAAATCCATGAAGAAAGGCGTTATGCTGATCAATACCAGCAGAGGGCCTCTTATCAATTCAAATGCCGTCATCGATGGACTGAAATCAGGCATAGTGGGTTATGTCGGGTTGGATGTATATGAAGAAGAGGGAGATCTCTTTTTTGAAGACCTATCGGACGAAGTTATTCAGGATGATACATTTGTCAGGCTGCAGACCTTTCCCAATGTCCTCATAACCAGTCATCAGGCCTTCTTCACCAGGGAAGCGGTAGAAAATATTAAAGAGACCACCTACAGCAATCTGATTGAAATAGAGAAAACAGGCAGCAGCCCCAACCTTGTGGCACTTCCCGGAAAATGA